DNA from Labrus bergylta chromosome 3, fLabBer1.1, whole genome shotgun sequence:
ATGGCGTGGCAAAGGTTGAGAACTCCTGATTTAGAGGACAGCAGTTCAttcattttgcacatttaaaagaTCAGTGAGAATATTAGAATGATTTCTGCAACAGACTGTGTGAACTTGGTTAAACACCGCCCTCTTGTGGACTTCTGAGGTAAAGTAGCACAATATCCCATTACTGAACTACAGTAAAGCTGGaaaccacccacacacactcatatataatatatatacacaataatatacaatatataaatTGGTTACATGTATATAGTTTTCATCGGTGTCAGCACAATATGCAGTTTTTCCTACTTATTTACTTGTGTGTCACAGCATGACGGGATGCCTAACACTACTGCTTTCTTTCACAGAAATACACTCTCCATGGGCTTGGTGGGGACCCACTTGACCTCTCCTTGCTACATATTGAAGACACATACAAAGACTTCAACATTACACAGAAACCTTAAGCAGCAACTATGGGAATCAGTGAAGAGAAGACCCTTGTTGAGACAGTTTTTGGCTTAGCACAAAAGAGGAGTGTGCTCTCATACCAGCAGCCCACATTGCCCTTAAAGTCCCCCACCTTACCCATCCCTGCCTCTTGGGGAGTACACGTCCGATCTctgaagctaagcagggtcgggcctggttaatacttggatgggagaccgcctgggaataccatgtgctgtaagctttttcattttttttcacctcacCTAGGATATTCATGACTACATGTTTGCAAAATGAACAGGGTGATGAAAACAAATTACATTGTGTGAAACATCGTTTTATCATCATGTGGTGATAGAGACAGATTCAGATGTCCAagaattcagccagaatcaataatgtggggtccctttctttctccttctctctatcCTCGTTTCCtcccctttctttctccttctctctatcCTCGTTTCCtcccctttctttctccttctctctatcCTTGTTTCCtcccctttctttctccttctctctccttctctctatccttgtttcctctcctttctttctccttctctctatcCTCGTTTCCtcccctttctttctccttctctcgatccttgtttcctctcctttctttctcctcctcttcatccttgtttcctcccctttctttctccttctctctatcCTTGTTTCCtcccctttctttctccttctctctatcCTTGTTtactctcctttctttctccttctctctatcCTCGTTTCCtcccctttctttctccttctctcgatccttgtttcctctccgttctttctcctcctcttcatccttgtttcctcccctttctttctcctcctctctatccttgtttcctctcctttctttctcctcctttccatccttgtttcctctcctttctttctcctctccatccttgtttcctttcctttctttctcctcctctctatccttttttattcagttattttctctcttcctttttcttcacTTCCATTGCCTCTCTTATCTTCTCCACCCTTTGCTTCATTTACCTCTCCGCTCCTGTACCTCCTTGTCTTTCCGCCTCCAACTATcatactctctctccctctccctctccctccccctccctctctctctctctccctctctctctcatcatctcctcctctctctctccctctctctctccctcccccctccctcccccctccctctctctctctccctctctctctcatcatctcctcctctctctctccctctctctctccctctctctctccctctccctctccctctccctccccctccctctctctctctctctctctctctcatcatctcctcctctctctcttcctctctccctcccccctccctttttctctctctctctcatcatctcctcctctctctcttcctctctccctcccccctccctttccctctctctctctcatcatctcctcctctctctcctctccctccagcAGAGCATCAGTAAGCATCAGCGGTGTTACTCTGCACGGTGTCGACTCGTTTGAAAGTGAGGATTCCTCTTCCTTTGCAGTCATCTTCTCTCCTTTTAGTGTTTTGTTCCCGGTCATCTTAATTCCATCGTCTCTGCTCCACTTTCCCGTCTTTTGTTTCGAGTGCAGCAGTCTGAGGGTCAGCTGCCTTTCAAACAGGCTTTCTGTCCTCCAACTACTCCAGCGTGTGTACAGACGATGCTTCTCTTGTTTGATGATCGGACTCGGCTTCAGGCTCCGACAGCATTCGTTAACCTCTGGGATCTAATAGAGGGATATTTTAATCCTAACTTGAATCATATAAATCCCTCTTTCAGACGGTTGCAGTGAAGGCAAAAAGAGGTTGACTGATGAAATACTCTGAGTTTCACAGACATGCTCATCTGATATTTTGAAGATGTTGAGGATTAAATATGTTCAGTAACCAAAGAGAGACCGTTTTTAAGAAGCTCTTTCACTCATCTCGTTATTGTACTTTCTGTCGCTCTCTGGCCAGCGGTCATAAAGACTCTCTGTCCGTCTGTTCTGGAGGGAAAACTTAAAATGGGATCATAATGTCCGAGGTTTAACCAGGATGGACTTCTTGGATGTATTTGCTCCGGTTTCGGCCACAAACTCTTCTCTGGAGAACCAGACGACATCTTCCTCGTCcaggtctcctcctctccctcctcactcCCAGGTGGCGTCCGTGTTCATCCTGCTGGTCGTCACGGTGATCATCCTGGGGACGGTGGTGGGGAATgtgctggtggtggtggcggTGTTCACCAGCCGAGCCCTCAGGGCGCCTCAGAACCTGTTCCTGGTGTCTCTGGCTTCAGCCGACATCCTGGTGGCCACGCTGGTCATCCCCTTCTCTTTAGCCAATGAGGTGAGGTTACCGTGTGATCGATCAGTTTCCCCGACAGTTTGGTGTGAAGTGAGGAGACGTTTTGCCTCTgacattgttttatatttatatgtttagACTTCATGTATCCAAGAGGGCAACTCGGCTCCAAAGTCCAGCTGGACAgcgcaaacaaacaaacaaacaaacaacagacagaggaggtcagagacaacaaacaaaccagtacAGATGGAAATGCTCGCTGACACCTTTGTGTGGCCCCTTTGGGAAATGACTCAAACAAGGGGGCGGGCAAAGATATGAAGCagtcataaataaataagttaataaataaataagaaagaCATTCTTGAAGGCAAATCCCATTGCAAGATTACATTCAAAGAAATAACTGAATGCACGTACGCAGGAATCACAAACCTCTCGACCTTAACCCCTTTAACTCAAAGCCTCTTACTGTAGACTGTCTGATCTGTCTGCTCTTTGGCTCATCCTGACGACTGTACATACCAGATCATCATATGCACTCAGTCTCTGAGGAAGCTGCTCCACACCAGTTAGCTGCTCCACACCAGTTAGCTGCTCCACACCAGTTAGCTGCTCCACACCAGTCAGTGAGCTGCTCCACATCGGTGAGCTGCTCCACACCAGTGAGCTGCTCCACACCAGTTAGCTGCTCCACACCAGTCAGTGAGCTGCTCCACACCAGTGAGCTGCTCCACACCAGTCAGTGAGCTGCTCCACACCAGTGAGCTGCTCCACACCAGTGAGCTGCTCCACACCAGTGAGCTGCTCCACACCAGTGAGCTGCTCCACACCAGTGAGCTGCTCCACACCAGTGAGCTGCTCCACACCAGTTAGCTGCTCCACACCAGTCAGTGAGCTGCTCCACACCAGTTAGCTGCTCCACACCAGTCAGTGAGCTGCTCCACACCAGTTAGCTGCTCCACACCAGTTAGCTGCTCCACACCAGTGAGCTGCTCCACACCAGTGAGCTGCTCCACACCAGTTAGCTGCTCCACACCAGTCAGTGAGCTGCTCCACACCAGTGAGCTGCTCCACACCAGTGAGCTGCTCCACACCAGTTAGCTGCTCCACACCAGTTAGCTGCTCCACACCAGTTAGCTGCTCCACACCAGTGAGCTgctccacacaaacaaacacacacacaagcacacacacacacacacacatgcgcacacacacacacacacacacacacacacacacatgcgcacacacacacaaacacacacacgatctCCGATGTGACCATGATGAGATATTGACTGAATGTATATTGAGAGGTGAAATAATCCTCTGAGAGAaactgtgtgtgtcactctgctgCATGAATGAATCACGTCCCGTGGTGTCTCCTCCCTCCAGGTGATGGGTTACTGGTACTTTGGCTCCACCTGGTGCTCCTTCTACCTGGCTCTGGACGTCCTCTTCTGCACCTCCTCCATCGTGCACCTCTGCGCCATCAGCCTCGACCGCTACTGGTCAGTCACTAAGGCCGTCAGCTACAATCGCAAACGAACGCCCAAACGGATCAAAGCCATGATCAGCATCGTGTGGCTCATCTCCATCGTCATCTCGTCCCCGCCGCTCCTCATGACGCAGCAGCAGGAGGCTCTGGAGATGAAGGAAGAGAACATGAGCAGGCAGGAGTGTCTCCTCATGAACCAGACGTGGTacatcctctcctcctgcctcgTCTCTTTCTTCGCCCCGGGCGTCATCATGATCCTCGTTTACTGTAAGATCTATCGTGTGGCCAAGCAGAGAGCCTCCACCGTGTTTGTGGCGAGGCCCGTGATGGAGCGGCAGCCGTCGCAGTCGGAGACCTGCTTCATCGGCGCTGCCAGGACCTTCCGCAGGAAGAGGGGCGTCTGCGACAGATCCCCGTACGAGCTGGCAAGCCCCCGGCCGGCAGACAGACTCAGCTCGTCCAACGTGGAAAGCAGCAGCCCACGAGGAGATCTGGACGAGATCCACCTGGAGGAGAACACCTGTGAAGTTAaaacctccttctcctcctccgccCTGCGCTTCCCCAGGAGAGCCGGGGCAGGAAGAGCTAAAACAGAGGACAGGAAGGAGTCAGAGGGGACGACAGACAGACTgaagcctcctcctcctccgtcatGCACCTCCATATCTTGGGCTTCTTCCGACACCTGctcccaccacctcctcctcccctcccccgaGCCGCCCCGCAGCAGACGGGCTTCTCTGTCCCGACACAAAGTCGCTCAGATGAGGGAGAAGCGCTTCACCTTCGTGCTGGCCGTGGTGATGGGCGTGTTTGTGCTCTGCTGGTTCCCGTTCTTCTTCACGTACAGTCTGCACGCCGTGTGCAGGGAGAAGTGCGTCATCCCCGACTCGCTCTTCAACCTCTTCTTCTGGATCGGATACTGCAACAGCTGCCTGAACCCCGTCATCTACACGGTGTTCAACCGAGACTTCAGGAGGGCCTTCAAGAAGATCCTGTTTGAGACTCGCCGAGCAAcatgagactgtgtgtgtgtgtgtgtctgtgtgtgtgtgtgtgtgtgtgtgtgtgtgtgtgtgtgtgtgtgtgtgtgcgtgtgtgtgtgtgtgtgtgtgtgtgtgagtgaatttAATCCTGTTTTCCAATGTGCTGTCTCAGCGACATTAAAGGGCTTCTCATACAGTCAGTGTGATGATTCATTATTCAAACACAAGCTGACGTTTATCCCTgtgaggatgatgaaggtgacacagtgaggatgatgatgatggtgacacagtgaggatgatgaaggtgacacagtgaagatgatgatggtgacacagtgaagatgatgaaggtgacacagtgaggatgatgatggtgacacagtgaagatgatgatggtgacacagtgaggatgatgaaggtgacacagtgaggatgatgatgatggagacacagtgaggatgatgatgatggtgacacagtgaggatgatgatgatggtgacacagtgaggatgatgatgatggtgacacagtgaggatgatgatgatggtgacacagtgaggatgatgaaggtgacacagtgaggatgatgatgatggagacacagtgaggatgatgatgatggtgacacagtgaggatgatgatgatggtgacacagtgaggatgatgatgatgacacagtgaggatgatgatggtgacacagtgaggatgatgatggtgacacagtgatgatggtgacacagtgaggatgatgaaggtgacacagtgatgatgatgatggtgacacagtgaggatgatgatggtgacacagtgatgatgatgatggtgacacagtgaggatgatgaaggtgacacagtgatgatgatgatggtgacacagtgaggatgatgatggtgacacagtgaggatgatgaaggtgacacagtgaggatgatgatggtgacacagtgaggatgatgatgatggtgacacagtgaggatgatgatgatggagacacagtgaggatgatgatgatggtgacacagtgaggatgatgatggtgacacagtgaggatgatgatggtgacacagtgaggatgatgaaggtgacacagtgaggatgatgaaggtgacacagtgaggatgatgatgatggtgacacagtgaggatgatgatgatgacacagtgaggatgatgatggtgacacagtgaggatgatgatgatggtgacacagtgaggatgatgaaggtgacacagtgatgatgatgatggtgacacagtgaggatgatgaaggtgacacagtgatgatgatgatggtgacacagtgaggatgatgatgatggtgacacagtgaggatgatgatggtgacacagtgaggatgatgatgatgatggtgacacagtgaggatgatgatgatgacacagtgaggatgatgatggtgacacagtgaggatgatgaaggtgacacagtgaggatgatgatggtgacacagtgaggatgatgatgatgatggtgacacagtgaggatgatgatgatgatggagacacagtgaggatgatgatgatggagacacagtgaggatgatgatgatggagacacagtgaggatgatgatgatggagacacagtgaggatgatgatgatggtgacacagtgaggatgatgatgatgacacagtgaggatgatgatggtgacacagtgaggatgatgatgatgatgacacagtgaggatgatgatggtgacacagtgaggatgatgaaggtgacacagtgaggatgatgatggtgacacagtgaggatgatgatggtgacacagtgaggatgatgatgatggtgacacag
Protein-coding regions in this window:
- the LOC109999445 gene encoding alpha-2Db adrenergic receptor-like, with protein sequence MDFLDVFAPVSATNSSLENQTTSSSSRSPPLPPHSQVASVFILLVVTVIILGTVVGNVLVVVAVFTSRALRAPQNLFLVSLASADILVATLVIPFSLANEVMGYWYFGSTWCSFYLALDVLFCTSSIVHLCAISLDRYWSVTKAVSYNRKRTPKRIKAMISIVWLISIVISSPPLLMTQQQEALEMKEENMSRQECLLMNQTWYILSSCLVSFFAPGVIMILVYCKIYRVAKQRASTVFVARPVMERQPSQSETCFIGAARTFRRKRGVCDRSPYELASPRPADRLSSSNVESSSPRGDLDEIHLEENTCEVKTSFSSSALRFPRRAGAGRAKTEDRKESEGTTDRLKPPPPPSCTSISWASSDTCSHHLLLPSPEPPRSRRASLSRHKVAQMREKRFTFVLAVVMGVFVLCWFPFFFTYSLHAVCREKCVIPDSLFNLFFWIGYCNSCLNPVIYTVFNRDFRRAFKKILFETRRAT